One Solanum lycopersicum chromosome 2, SLM_r2.1 genomic region harbors:
- the LOC101268336 gene encoding ferredoxin-thioredoxin reductase catalytic chain, chloroplastic — MRTLQASTSYSVGFGISSFATRPKPSSTHRCLTVAKMEPSEKSVEIMRKFSEQYARRSETYFCMDKGVTSVVIKGLAEHKDTLGAPLCPCRHYDDKAAEAQQGFWNCPCVPMRERKECHCMLFLTPDNDFAGEEQTITMEEIKETTANM; from the exons ATGAGAACTCTTCAAGCTTCCACCTCCTACAGCGTTGGCTTTGGAATTTCATCTTTTGCTACTCGTCCTAAGCCTTCTTCTACTCATCGCTGCCTCACCGTAGCCAAAA TGGAGCCATCAGAGAAATCTGTTGAAATCATGAGGAAATTCTCGGAGCAGTATGCTCGCAGGTCAGAAACATATTTCTGCATGGACAAAGGTGTTACTTCTGTGGTCATCAAG GGTTTGGCAGAGCACAAGGATACATTGGGTGCTCCACTCTGCCCCTGCAG GCATTATGATGACAAAGCTGCAGAAGCGCAGCAGGGCTTCTGGAATTGTCCGTGTGTACCAATGAGAGAGAG GAAGGAGTGTCACTGCATGCTTTTTCTGACCCCTGATAATGATTTTGCTGGAGAAGAACAG